Proteins encoded in a region of the Diospyros lotus cultivar Yz01 chromosome 9, ASM1463336v1, whole genome shotgun sequence genome:
- the LOC127810316 gene encoding 2-carboxy-1,4-naphthoquinone phytyltransferase, chloroplastic isoform X1, protein MAASFCSVIMLGSGFGKLSKDLLNQQDTASLRSPSPYAGILPCSWPSIQTVFNRTLARWSEVQRQQRCQGTSSRSMAEHSINNFDEKKEDVSRATLIWRAIKLPMYSVALVPLTVGSAAAYLQNSLYSAKRYFILLASSVLIIAWLNLSNDVYDFDTGADKTKKESVINIAGSRTGVLLAACMLLVLGFMGLAWVSAETGSMRSILLLSGAIICGYIYQCPPFRLSYQGLGEPLCFAAFGPFATTAFYLLQSSTSELPITGTILSASFLVGITTSLILFCSHFHQVKGDIAVGKISPLVRFGTKTGSEIVKVAVMTLYLLLLISSLSRALPFTCILLCSLTLPMGKLVVNYVEENHKDNAKIFMAKYYCVRLHTLFGAALAAGLVAAKLVHGRSIL, encoded by the exons ATGGCAGCCTCATTCTGTAGCGTGATAATGCTTGGATCTGGTTTTGGGAAGCTTAGCAAAGACCTCTTGAATCAGCAAGACACTGCAAGCTTGAG AAGCCCTTCTCCATATGCTGGCATACTACCCTGTTCATGGCCCAGCATTCAAACTGTTTTCAATAGGACTCTTGCAAGGTGGTCGGAAGTCCAGCGGCAGCAACGATGTCAGGGGACTTCCTCCAGGAGCATGGCAGAGCACTCTATCAATAATTTTGACGAGAAAAAGGAAGACGTTTCTAGGGCTACCTTGATATGGAGGGCAATCAAATTACCAATGTACTCTGTTGCCTTGGTTCCTCTCACT GTTGGGAGTGCTGCTGCATATTTGCAGAACAGCCTGTATTCAGCAAAGAGATATTTTATCCTCTTGGCTTCCTCTGTTCTAATAATTGCTTGGCTAAATTTAAG CAACGATGTTTATGATTTTGATACAGGAGCAGATAAGACCAAGAAAGAGTCTGTTATAAATATTGCTGGCAG CCGTACAGGAGTTCTATTGGCTGCCTGCATGCTACTTGTTCTTGGTTTCATGGGACTGGCTTGGGTATCTGCAGAGACTGGGAGTATGCGCTCAATCTTATTGCTATCTGGTGCAATTATTTGTGGCTACATATATCAG TGCCCGCCATTTCGGTTAAGTTATCAAGGACTTGGAGAGCCTCTGTGCTTTGCAGCATTTGGCCCCTTTGCTACAACTGCTTTTTACTTATTGCAGAGCAGCACAAG TGAGCTTCCCATAACTGGCACAATCCTTTCTGCATCATTCCTTGTTGGCATCACAACATCTCTAATCCTTTTCTGTAGTCACTTTCATCAG GTAAAGGGAGATATTGCTGTTGGTAAGATATCCCCTTTG GTTAGGTTTGGCACAAAAACAGGTTCAGAGATAGTGAAGGTGGCTGTGATGACTCTTTATTTGCTTCTACTTATTTCCAGTCTTAGCAGAGCCCTTCCTTTTACATGCATC CTTCTTTGTTCCCTGACCTTACCCATGGGAAAACTAGTTGTCAACTATGTCGAAGAGAACCATAAG GACAATGCAAAGATCTTTATGGCAAAGTATTATTGTGTGAGATTGCATACCTTATTTGGAGCTGCGTTGGCTGCTGGACTGGTAGCAGCCAAATTGGTCCATGGGAGAAGCATCCTCTAA
- the LOC127810317 gene encoding uncharacterized protein LOC127810317, which translates to MNDFTGRIKRDEWKPAKGDLRTVTIALDTAQYHMDVTDIAEKGAEDVYGNFNVLIRRKPKENNFKAILESIRDLMNETCIVPDDWLHDTFLGYGNPSAAQWTNMPDLLDTVDFKDTFLDADHVTESFPDYQLGLFYKFRWHRKLVTKSPFSNCASKESERECSGPSWQ; encoded by the exons ATGAATGATTTCACTGGGAGAATTAAAAGGGATGAATGGAAGCCTGCGAAAGGTGATCTGAGAACTGTAACTATTGCTCTTGATACCGCCCAATACCATATGGATGTCACTGATATAGCAGAGAAAGGAGCAGAAGATGTTTATGGTAACTTCAATGTACTCATAAGGAGGAAACCCaaggaaaataatttcaaaGCTATTTTAGAATCCATACGAGATTTGATGAATGAAACTTGTATAGTTCCTGATGATTGGTTGCATGATACATTTTTGGGGTATGGTAACCCTTCTGCAGCACAGTGGACGAATATGCCAGATCTCCTCGATACAGTTGATTTCAAAGATACCTTCCTTGATGCTGACCATGTCACAGAGAGTTTTCCAGATTATCAGCTTG GTTTGTTTTATAAATTCCGATGGCACAGAAAACTTGTAACCAAATCCCCCTTTTCGAATTGCGCTTCCAAGGAATCTGAAAGGGAATGCTCAGGCCCTTCCTGGCAATGA
- the LOC127810316 gene encoding 2-carboxy-1,4-naphthoquinone phytyltransferase, chloroplastic isoform X4: MAEHSINNFDEKKEDVSRATLIWRAIKLPMYSVALVPLTVGSAAAYLQNSLYSAKRYFILLASSVLIIAWLNLSNDVYDFDTGADKTKKESVINIAGSRTGVLLAACMLLVLGFMGLAWVSAETGSMRSILLLSGAIICGYIYQCPPFRLSYQGLGEPLCFAAFGPFATTAFYLLQSSTSELPITGTILSASFLVGITTSLILFCSHFHQVKGDIAVGKISPLVRFGTKTGSEIVKVAVMTLYLLLLISSLSRALPFTCILLCSLTLPMGKLVVNYVEENHKDNAKIFMAKYYCVRLHTLFGAALAAGLVAAKLVHGRSIL; encoded by the exons ATGGCAGAGCACTCTATCAATAATTTTGACGAGAAAAAGGAAGACGTTTCTAGGGCTACCTTGATATGGAGGGCAATCAAATTACCAATGTACTCTGTTGCCTTGGTTCCTCTCACT GTTGGGAGTGCTGCTGCATATTTGCAGAACAGCCTGTATTCAGCAAAGAGATATTTTATCCTCTTGGCTTCCTCTGTTCTAATAATTGCTTGGCTAAATTTAAG CAACGATGTTTATGATTTTGATACAGGAGCAGATAAGACCAAGAAAGAGTCTGTTATAAATATTGCTGGCAG CCGTACAGGAGTTCTATTGGCTGCCTGCATGCTACTTGTTCTTGGTTTCATGGGACTGGCTTGGGTATCTGCAGAGACTGGGAGTATGCGCTCAATCTTATTGCTATCTGGTGCAATTATTTGTGGCTACATATATCAG TGCCCGCCATTTCGGTTAAGTTATCAAGGACTTGGAGAGCCTCTGTGCTTTGCAGCATTTGGCCCCTTTGCTACAACTGCTTTTTACTTATTGCAGAGCAGCACAAG TGAGCTTCCCATAACTGGCACAATCCTTTCTGCATCATTCCTTGTTGGCATCACAACATCTCTAATCCTTTTCTGTAGTCACTTTCATCAG GTAAAGGGAGATATTGCTGTTGGTAAGATATCCCCTTTG GTTAGGTTTGGCACAAAAACAGGTTCAGAGATAGTGAAGGTGGCTGTGATGACTCTTTATTTGCTTCTACTTATTTCCAGTCTTAGCAGAGCCCTTCCTTTTACATGCATC CTTCTTTGTTCCCTGACCTTACCCATGGGAAAACTAGTTGTCAACTATGTCGAAGAGAACCATAAG GACAATGCAAAGATCTTTATGGCAAAGTATTATTGTGTGAGATTGCATACCTTATTTGGAGCTGCGTTGGCTGCTGGACTGGTAGCAGCCAAATTGGTCCATGGGAGAAGCATCCTCTAA
- the LOC127810316 gene encoding 2-carboxy-1,4-naphthoquinone phytyltransferase, chloroplastic isoform X2, with amino-acid sequence MAASFCSVIMLGSGFGKLSKDLLNQQDTASLSPSPYAGILPCSWPSIQTVFNRTLARWSEVQRQQRCQGTSSRSMAEHSINNFDEKKEDVSRATLIWRAIKLPMYSVALVPLTVGSAAAYLQNSLYSAKRYFILLASSVLIIAWLNLSNDVYDFDTGADKTKKESVINIAGSRTGVLLAACMLLVLGFMGLAWVSAETGSMRSILLLSGAIICGYIYQCPPFRLSYQGLGEPLCFAAFGPFATTAFYLLQSSTSELPITGTILSASFLVGITTSLILFCSHFHQVKGDIAVGKISPLVRFGTKTGSEIVKVAVMTLYLLLLISSLSRALPFTCILLCSLTLPMGKLVVNYVEENHKDNAKIFMAKYYCVRLHTLFGAALAAGLVAAKLVHGRSIL; translated from the exons ATGGCAGCCTCATTCTGTAGCGTGATAATGCTTGGATCTGGTTTTGGGAAGCTTAGCAAAGACCTCTTGAATCAGCAAGACACTGCAAGCTTGAG CCCTTCTCCATATGCTGGCATACTACCCTGTTCATGGCCCAGCATTCAAACTGTTTTCAATAGGACTCTTGCAAGGTGGTCGGAAGTCCAGCGGCAGCAACGATGTCAGGGGACTTCCTCCAGGAGCATGGCAGAGCACTCTATCAATAATTTTGACGAGAAAAAGGAAGACGTTTCTAGGGCTACCTTGATATGGAGGGCAATCAAATTACCAATGTACTCTGTTGCCTTGGTTCCTCTCACT GTTGGGAGTGCTGCTGCATATTTGCAGAACAGCCTGTATTCAGCAAAGAGATATTTTATCCTCTTGGCTTCCTCTGTTCTAATAATTGCTTGGCTAAATTTAAG CAACGATGTTTATGATTTTGATACAGGAGCAGATAAGACCAAGAAAGAGTCTGTTATAAATATTGCTGGCAG CCGTACAGGAGTTCTATTGGCTGCCTGCATGCTACTTGTTCTTGGTTTCATGGGACTGGCTTGGGTATCTGCAGAGACTGGGAGTATGCGCTCAATCTTATTGCTATCTGGTGCAATTATTTGTGGCTACATATATCAG TGCCCGCCATTTCGGTTAAGTTATCAAGGACTTGGAGAGCCTCTGTGCTTTGCAGCATTTGGCCCCTTTGCTACAACTGCTTTTTACTTATTGCAGAGCAGCACAAG TGAGCTTCCCATAACTGGCACAATCCTTTCTGCATCATTCCTTGTTGGCATCACAACATCTCTAATCCTTTTCTGTAGTCACTTTCATCAG GTAAAGGGAGATATTGCTGTTGGTAAGATATCCCCTTTG GTTAGGTTTGGCACAAAAACAGGTTCAGAGATAGTGAAGGTGGCTGTGATGACTCTTTATTTGCTTCTACTTATTTCCAGTCTTAGCAGAGCCCTTCCTTTTACATGCATC CTTCTTTGTTCCCTGACCTTACCCATGGGAAAACTAGTTGTCAACTATGTCGAAGAGAACCATAAG GACAATGCAAAGATCTTTATGGCAAAGTATTATTGTGTGAGATTGCATACCTTATTTGGAGCTGCGTTGGCTGCTGGACTGGTAGCAGCCAAATTGGTCCATGGGAGAAGCATCCTCTAA
- the LOC127810316 gene encoding 2-carboxy-1,4-naphthoquinone phytyltransferase, chloroplastic isoform X3, which produces METTYLQSNSKVTYTNDSLTFAKRDPVALGTLTGHSAADKLVGSAAAYLQNSLYSAKRYFILLASSVLIIAWLNLSNDVYDFDTGADKTKKESVINIAGSRTGVLLAACMLLVLGFMGLAWVSAETGSMRSILLLSGAIICGYIYQCPPFRLSYQGLGEPLCFAAFGPFATTAFYLLQSSTSELPITGTILSASFLVGITTSLILFCSHFHQVKGDIAVGKISPLVRFGTKTGSEIVKVAVMTLYLLLLISSLSRALPFTCILLCSLTLPMGKLVVNYVEENHKDNAKIFMAKYYCVRLHTLFGAALAAGLVAAKLVHGRSIL; this is translated from the exons ATGGAAACAACTTATTTGCAAAGCAACAGTAAGGTTACATACACAAATGACTCCCTGACCTTTGCAAAGCGGGACCCTGTTGCACTAGGGACACTAACAGGCCACTCTGCTGCTGACAAATTG GTTGGGAGTGCTGCTGCATATTTGCAGAACAGCCTGTATTCAGCAAAGAGATATTTTATCCTCTTGGCTTCCTCTGTTCTAATAATTGCTTGGCTAAATTTAAG CAACGATGTTTATGATTTTGATACAGGAGCAGATAAGACCAAGAAAGAGTCTGTTATAAATATTGCTGGCAG CCGTACAGGAGTTCTATTGGCTGCCTGCATGCTACTTGTTCTTGGTTTCATGGGACTGGCTTGGGTATCTGCAGAGACTGGGAGTATGCGCTCAATCTTATTGCTATCTGGTGCAATTATTTGTGGCTACATATATCAG TGCCCGCCATTTCGGTTAAGTTATCAAGGACTTGGAGAGCCTCTGTGCTTTGCAGCATTTGGCCCCTTTGCTACAACTGCTTTTTACTTATTGCAGAGCAGCACAAG TGAGCTTCCCATAACTGGCACAATCCTTTCTGCATCATTCCTTGTTGGCATCACAACATCTCTAATCCTTTTCTGTAGTCACTTTCATCAG GTAAAGGGAGATATTGCTGTTGGTAAGATATCCCCTTTG GTTAGGTTTGGCACAAAAACAGGTTCAGAGATAGTGAAGGTGGCTGTGATGACTCTTTATTTGCTTCTACTTATTTCCAGTCTTAGCAGAGCCCTTCCTTTTACATGCATC CTTCTTTGTTCCCTGACCTTACCCATGGGAAAACTAGTTGTCAACTATGTCGAAGAGAACCATAAG GACAATGCAAAGATCTTTATGGCAAAGTATTATTGTGTGAGATTGCATACCTTATTTGGAGCTGCGTTGGCTGCTGGACTGGTAGCAGCCAAATTGGTCCATGGGAGAAGCATCCTCTAA